Proteins encoded by one window of Myxocyprinus asiaticus isolate MX2 ecotype Aquarium Trade chromosome 35, UBuf_Myxa_2, whole genome shotgun sequence:
- the LOC127425840 gene encoding red-sensitive opsin → MAEQWGEGMFAARRRADETTRESVFTYTNSNNTRDPFEGPNYHIAPRWIYNLATVWMCIVVVASVFTNGLVLVATAKFKKLRHPLNWILVNLAFADIAETLLASTISVINQIFGYFILGHPMCVFEGYTVSVCGIAGLWSLTVISWERWVVVCKPFGNVKFDAKWASAGIIFSWVWSAFWCAPPIFGWSRFWPHGLKTSCGPDVFSGNEDPGVQSYMLVLMITCCIIPLAIIILCYIAVWLAIRSVAQQQKDSESTQKAEKEVSRMVVVMIVAYCVCWGPYTFFVCFASANPGYAFHPLAAALPAYFAKSATIYNPIIYVFMNRQFRVCILQLFGKKVDDGSEVSTSKTEVSSVAPA, encoded by the exons ATGGCAGAACAATGGGGAGAAGGGATGTTTGCTGCAAGGCGAAGAGCGGATGAAACGACACGGGAATCAGTCTTCACATACACCAACTCCAATAACACCAGGG aTCCCTTTGAAGGACCCAACTACCACATTGCCCCTCGATGGATCTACAATCTCGCAACAGTGTGGATGTGCATTGTGGTTGTCGCCTCAGTCTTCACCAATGGCCTGGTGCTGGTGGCCACAGCCAAATTCAAGAAGCTCCGCCACCCTCTCAACTGGATCTTGGTCAACCTCGCTTTTGCCGATATTGCAGAGACTCTTTTGGCCAGCACCATCAGTGTCATCAACCAGATCTTCGGCTACTTTATCCTCGGACACCCAATGTGTGTTTTTGAGGGCTACACTGTCTCTGTATGTG GTATTGCTGGTCTGTGGTCTTTGACTGTCATCTCATGGGAGAGATGGGTGGTCGTCTGCAAACCATTTGGAAATGTCAAGTTCGATGCTAAATGGGCAAGCGCTGGCATCATCTTCTCCTGGGTTTGGTCTGCTTTTTGGTGTGCACCTCCCATCTTTGGCTGGAGCAG GTTTTGGCCTCATGGTTTGAAGACCTCCTGCGGCCCTGATGTCTTCAGTGGAAACGAGGACCCTGGTGTCCAATCTTACATGCTTGTTCTGATGATCACTTGCTGCATCATCCCTCTGGCCATTATCATTCTCTGCTACATTGCTGTGTGGCTGGCAATCCGCTCT GTTGCCCAGCAGCAGAAAGACTCCGAGTCTACACAGAAGGCTGAGAAGGAAGTGTCCAGAATGGTGGTTGTCATGATCGTGGCCTACTGTGTTTGTTGGGGTCCTTACACATTTTTTGTCTGCTTCGCATCGGCAAACCCAGGTTATGCCTTCCACCCATTGGCAGCAGCTCTTCCTGCCTATTTTGCTAAGAGTGCCACCATCTACAACCCCATCATCTATGTCTTCATGAACCGACAG TTCCGTGTATGCATCCTGCAGCTCTTTGGAAAGAAGGTGGATGATGGTTCTGAGGTGTCCACATCCAAGACAGAAGTCTCCTCTGTGGCACCTGCATAA
- the LOC127425838 gene encoding opsin-1, short-wave-sensitive 2-like translates to MRKSEPEFQDDFYIPIPLETNNVSALSPYLVPQDHLGHHGVFMAMAAFMFFLFIAGTAINILTIVCTIKFKKLRSHLNYILVNLAVSNLIVSFFGSSVAFYCFWEKYFILGLLGCKIEGFTSTIGGMVSLWSLAVVAFERWLVICKPLGNFTFKTTHAIIGCILPWIIALSAAIPPLCGWSRYIPEGLQCSCGPDWYTTGNKYNNESFVMFLFCFCFAVPFSTIVFCYGQLLITLKSAAKAQADSASTQKAEKEVTKMVVVMVFGFLLCWGPYACFALWMISHRGETFDLRLATIPSCLCKASTVYNPVIYVMMNKQFRSCMMKMVCGKNIEDDESSASSQVTQVSSVAPEK, encoded by the exons ATGAGGAAATCAGAGCCAGAGTTTCAAGATGACTTCTACATCCCCATCCCTTTAGAAACCAACAATGTCTCAGCGCTAAGCCCTTACCTGGTCCCCCAGGACCACTTGGGACACCATGGCGTATTTATGGCCAtggctgcctttatgttcttccTTTTCATTGCAGGAACTGCAATCAACATCCTTACCATTGTCTGCACAATTAAATTCAAGAAACTCAGATCTCATCTTAACTATATTCTTGTGAACCTTGCAGTTTCCAACCTGATTGTGTCATTTTTCGGCTCCTCAGTAGCATTCTACTGCTTCTGGGAGAAGTACTTTATCCTCGGGCTGCTGGGATGTAAAATCGAGGGCTTCACTTCAACAATTGGAG GAATGGTGAGTTTGTGGTCTCTCGCTGTGGTGGCATTTGAAAGATGGCTGGTCATTTGCAAACCCCTTGGAAACTTTACCTTCAAGACCACTCATGCCATCATTGGCTGTATCCTTCCTTGGATTATTGCATTGTCAGCCGCAATTCCTCCACTGTGCGGCTGGAGCCG GTACATACCCGAAGGTTTGCAGTGCTCTTGTGGTCCTGACTGGTACACGACTGGGAACAAGTACAACAATGAGTCCTTCGTCATGTTCTTGTTCTGCTTTTGCTTCGCGGTTCCCTTCAGCACCATTGTGTTCTGTTATGGTCAGCTACTCATCACACTCAAATCA GCAGCCAAAGCTCAAGCAGATTCAGCTTCGACCCAGAAGGCCGAAAAGGAGGTGACAAAGATGGTGGTGGTGATGGTGTTTGGCTTCTTATTATGCTGGGGACCATATGCATGCTTTGCTCTGTGGATGATTTCCCATCGTGGTGAAACATTTGACCTGAGACTGGCAACCATCCCATCCTGCCTTTGCAAAGCCTCTACAGTGTACAACCCTGTTATCTATGTCATGATGAACAAACAG ttccgcTCGTGTATGATGAAGATGGTCTGTGGAAAGAATATTGAGGATGATGAGTCCTCTGCTTCATCTCAAGTCACCCAGGTCTCCTCTGTTGCACCAGAGAAATAA